The region gctgcttgtacaaaccacccGCGGGCTCGTGTTTTGGGTGGAGGACGGTCTCTAATACTGCGTACTTGCAGTTGCCATCACGCAGGCGCCCATGCGTGTGGTTTGTTTTGGGAATACAAGTGTGAGGGCACAACGGCTGTGCAGAGGACACGGTCAcggcacactcacacaccacactcatacacacaacacactcacacacactcacacacacactcatacacacactcgaacacacacactcacacacacactcacacacccactatcacaacacacacacacacactctcacaacacacacacactctcacaacacacacacactctcacaacacacacacacactctcacaacacacacacactctcataacacacacacacacacacactctcacaacacacacacacactcacactctcacaacacacacacactcacactctcacaacacacacacacaccacacactcacaaCATAACGTGCGTTCAGGGAGAGACGCGTCAGAGCGTGCGCATGCGCACAACTTGTGCGAACACATCCCACGTGCACATCCACACATCAGGTACGTTGGAATGAGActggtcctcaggcagggttGCACACGACAGCACCGAGCCACCATGCACAGAAAGAGAGATGCAAGGATGAGGCAAAAGATGGAGGGGAAACGAgaaagatggcgagagagagagagagagagagcgagagagagagaggcgagggagagagagagagagagagagagagagagggggggggggcgcagggaTGTTTTGCACGGTGCAGCGTTTTTGCAGAAGTGTGGTTCGGTCCCTCGTGATGATGGATAGGGCAGGAAATGACAGCATAAATGGTTATTAAAAAGAGGAAATGGGGGGCATTTATAAAAACTACGTTAGCCCTGTGTGTCTGCGGTCCGCTTCGTGTGTCGCCCCGTGCTGCTGTGTCATGGCTTCCGGTCCCCCCGCGCTGCACGTCGGACCAGATTTGCCGATGCCCTTTGTCGTTCACCTCGCACGAAGTCCACGAGCTGGCATTTCCAGCCTCTGCAGCCTGCCTCCGTACCGAGGTGACTCCCTCACATTTGCCAGGTGTCGGTACCGGGTGCAAAGTTGAAATGGGTTTTGTGGCCTTGTCGCCAGgggtggctggccagtacggggcgctggggcgccgcccccttcggacatcaagagatgaaaatcgacttaaacatgttaaatataatgtagttgtataatacgaataatgatgaaataacagtgttgtcagtctgggagcgcctgtcagcagccattagatactggtccaaatggtatttggttggttcctgtctgaatacatatacttcctgtctgaatacatgtacttcctgtctgaatacatatacttcctgtctgaatacatatacttcctgtctgaatacgtatacttcctgtctgaatacatatacttcctgtctgaatacatgtacttcctgtctgaatacatatacttcctgtctgaatacatgtacttcctgtctgaatacatatacttcctgtctgaatacatatacttcctgtctgaatacgtatacttcctgtctgaatacgtatacttcctgtctgaatacatatacttcctgtctgaatacatgtacttcctgtctgaatacatatacttcctgggtgaggggcgagcaggtgacctgaggctgctgcctgattggtttcttcaaattttccagggggcgctgttctgcgccgccccagacactcccacttttattggcagtggattggtattgttttaatgtgttttgatctaatgagattggacaattctcgtggctgtcaatcatgttcacacccagggtccgcggtggtgtagcggtctaagcatcggctttgtgtggatgcagttgcccactggggaccggggttcgcgccccggtctcgtcagatccggctatggccggactcgatgaagcagcagtaattggcagcgctgtcttcgggaggggggcggagtcggcttgtgttcgtcacatgaatgcgtctctctgtgtgtgtggggggggcgggagcagtggttcggtctggcgcgaggcgactccttccagactgccggccggagagatgcagttggcgaacttgtgcagtacgagggtgggtgtctgaactaaaatagggatcgattggccactaaattgggagaaaaatgggaaaaatcagaaatcaatttatttgaaaaaaatcatgttcacacccaccaccaccacgcctcgtctcgactgtcaatcatgcaccgtctaccaaccctgataacatcCACCGGCCACATGGTCCTTCCTGGTACCTCTGTGACTGCGTGggcactaaagcagctgtcaggtgggctgcgccCCCCAGAACCAAGATGGTTTGACGCGCCCTGGCTTGTTCTAACGGCCTCCCCTTCCTCATGAAAATACCAGACAGCGGTGGCACGACTAAAACGGGCCTCGGGAATCGGACCCATCTTATGGATCTCTTTTGGTGTTGGGAATGGGAATACTGCAAGACTGCACATAAAATCCCTGCACACAAAACGCAGCGCTTACCGAACTGGGCCAGAGGCTGATTTGCTCCCGATGTATAATTTGAGACGTCATCGTTCCTTTCTTTCACACGGTGGCTTCATTTagatcccccccacccaccccacccgaaAGCAAGGagaggcggtctgttccgtttcctactgtaaccgagcatatttccgcccgctgcgggattcgatcctgtGTTGTACTGCACCGCGAGGCCGCATCGCCAACCGCGAGGctgaagggggccgacccccctGCGCGGTCGGCCAGTAAGCGTTCTTGGTAgtttacaccagtggttctcgagctttttggggtcctggaccccctgcgtattttggatctaccctgaggacccctccacctgatcttgggggaggggggttgcaatttgatagaaacagtagaaactgcattttaaattgcattatagcatttattcactctttggggcaaaaataagagctttcagttgtaacttagatatagttaacgaaacagaatatgtattcagtaactttcagatatatgtaacaaaacagaatatgtattcagtaactttcagatatatgtaacaaaacagaatatgtattcagtaactttcagatatatgtaacaacacagaatatgtattcagtaactttcagatatatgtaacaaaacagaatatgtattcagtaactttcagatatatgtaacaacacagaatatgtattcagtaactttcagatatatgtaacaaaacagaatatgtattcagtaactttcagatatatgtaacaaaacagaatatgtattcagtaactttcagatatatgtaacgaaacagaatatgtattcagtaactttcagatatatgtaacaaaacagaatatgtattcagtaactttcagatatatgtaacaaaacagaatatgtattcagtaactttcagatatgtgtaacaacacagaatatgtattcagtaactttcagatatatgtaacaaaacagaatatgtattcagtaactttcagatatatgtaaatacacagaatatgtattcagtaactttcagatatatgtaacaacacagaatatgtattcagtaactttcagatatatgtaacaaaacagaatatgtattcagtaactttcagatatatgtaacaacacagaatatgtattcagtaactttcagatatatgtaacaaaacagaatatgtattcagtaactttcagatatatgtaacaagacagaatatgtattcagcaactttcagatatatgtaacaacacagaatatgtattcagtaactttcagatatatgtaacaacacagaatatgtattcagtaactttcagatatatgtaacaaaacagaatatgtattcagcaactttcagatatatgtaacaaaacagaatatgtattcagtaactttcagatatatgtaacaacacagaatatgtattcagtaactttcagatatatgtaacaagacagaatatgtattcagtaactttcagatatatgtaacaacacagaatatgtattcagtaactttcagatatatgtaacaaaacagaatatgtattcagtaactttcagatatatgtaacaacacagaatatgtattcagtaactttcagatatatgtaacaacacagaatatgtattcagtaactttcagatatatgtaacaagacagaatatgtattcagtaactttcagatatatgtaacaaaacagaatatgtattcagtaactttcagatatatgtaacaagacagaatatgtagtcagtaactttcagatatatgtaacaaaacagaatatgtattcagcaactttcagatatatgtaacaagacagaatatgtattcagtaactttcagatatatgtaacaacacagaatatgtattcagtaactttcagatatatgtaacaagacagaatatgtattcagtaactttcagctatatgtaacaaaacagaatatgtattcagcaactttcagatatatgtaacaaaacagaatatgtattcagtaactttcagatatatgtaacaacacagaatatgtattcagtaactttcagatatatgtaacaagacagaatatgtattcagtaactttcagatatatgtaacaacacagaatatgtattcagtaactttcagatatatgtaacaaaacagaatatgtattcagtaactttcagatatatgtaacaacacagaatatgtattcagtaactttcagatatatgtaacaaaacagaatatgtattcagtaactttcagatatatgtaacaacacagaatatgtattcagtaactttcagatatatgtaacaaaacagaatatgtattcattaactttcagatatatgtaacaacacagaatatgtattcagtaactttcagatatatgtaacaaaacagaatatgtattcagtaactttcagatatatgtaacaacagaattcttatgcagtaacttttaacaatgcaaacgggagcgagatctcttattaaaatacaataaattacacttgtgaaacagatgtaattagagaaaaaagtcctgttaccctttatagtttaggtagataaaggtctcagtcacattcgagtaaaataatcctatttctataaatgtcataggatcttttttttaaaagatattttattttcacggaccccttgcaattacaccacggaccactaggggtccgcggaccccggttGAGGAACACCGGTTtacactaccaacacggggatcgctggttcgaatcggaggaggcgtgtggtagtctgcagccctccccggatcggcggagggggtggagcagcgaccgggacggctcgggagagtggggtgattggccaggtacaactggggagaaaagggtggggtggggtggggggtgggggagtaaTAAGGAGTGAATGCGCTCTGCAGGTATGGCAACGCTCGTTCAGTTTAATTTTTGAGATAAGCCAATGTAgcgcttatgacgtcattcatagtaAACATGCTGCCAGTAGCAACCTTACTTACTCGCTGTACTAGACGGCCAAACCACACAAAACACCCTGACCACATGTTCTATTGCTCTCCCGTTGTTTTGAAACCCCACAACGCGCAGGGGCGGAAAGTATCTGTGGcacatctcctgccgccggtagggggcgctaattgaGGAAGCGctgctgtgggtcgtattagaggacagatgacctatgtggtcgtatgtgttggaggacttgttgggctGACCGTTACCGGGTCTGGTCGGTGTCGGCGCCGGCGTGTCCTCCACCAGCGGCTGCAGCAGGAAGTGCAGGTGTCTCGCCCACCTCATCTGCACGCGGTCCGTTCATAGCAGACGAGCTCGTGATTCGGAGCGTCCGGCGCAGGGCGACGTGGCGTTGTGAGGTGTCGTCTGGCGTCGGCTCCACCCACTCGTTAGGATTGGCGCACGGTGATGATGACGCCATTTACAGGTTTGCTCACGCGCGCACACGTGTGTTCGACCTCCGGTGTGGTCCGCGAGACTCGCCGATTTGAAGTTATCGTCGCTCGTGCTTAATGCGCTCGCGCAGCGCAACAGGGGCCCCGGCTCTCTCCGTGCACGTGGTCCCTGCTGGGGTACCTCCGCGTTTAGGACACACCTGGATAGAAATGCACGAAGAagaggggggagaagaagaagaaggagcagCAGGAGGTGTGCTTGTAGTAATGCAGTGGAACACACGTGACTTGTTTCATCAGTTGGTGGAGTTTGGGTGTATGAAGGAAACACAGCGGGACTCTGTCGTTCCCTTGCGCTAACCCCTTTACCACCTCTTGACACATTTTtaagggacccccccccaaaaaaagtttagAAAAGTAGACCcctctgttttatttatttattttttaattgtacccggccaattaccccactcttccgagccgtcccggtctctgctccgcccccctctgccgatccggggagggctgcagactaccacaggcctcctcccatacatgtggagtcaccagccgcttcttttcccccgacagtgaggagtttcgccggggggacgtagcgcgtgggaggatcacgccattcccccagccgaccagaggaggcgctagtgcagcgaccaggacgcacacccacatccggcttccaacccgcagacacggccaattgtctctgcggggacgccccgaccaagccggaggtaccacggggattcgaaccggcgatccccgtgttggtaggcagcgtaatagaccgctatgctcccCGGACGCCCCGCCCCCTTTTTTAATCATCCTTCTCCCCTGTCGTGCTGCTGTCTGCATGGCAGCGCTCTTCCCGAGGCAAGAAGCCCCGCCGCAGTTTGCAGGAGAGGCTGAGAGAAGTGCTCCTAACACCTGTGCGTATGCGCGGGGGCAGAGCCAGATGTGGTGTGAACGTATATGAGCGCGGGGGCAGAGCCAGATGTGGTGTGAACGCAGCTCCAACCCGCGCCCTGCGTTGGTCTGCGGCGCTGCAAGTTTCAGCGGCGCGTAGCAGGCCTGGGTTCAGAAACCCAGAACACGTCACGTCCCCTTGAAGGAGGTTTACTGTTGTTTCTGTGTTGTTTTCGAGTTCGGGATTCCtgcacgttgtgtgtgtgtgtgtgtgtgtgtgtgtgtgtgtgtgtgtgtgtgtgtgtgtgtgtgtgtgtgtgtgtgtgtgtgtgtgttttaaatatGTGCGTAGGTGCATTTTGTCCATATATTTGTGCAAGTgcatatgcgtgtgtgcgtgtgtgtgtgtgtgtgtgttttaaatatGTGCATAGGTGCATTTTGTCCATATATTTGTGCAAGTgcatatgcgtgtgtgcgtgtgtgtgtgtgtgtgtgttttaaatatGTGCATAGGTGCATTTTGTCCATATATTTGTGCAAGTgcatatgcgtgtgtgcgtgtgtgcaaatgcgtgtgtgcgtgtgtgcatatgcgtgtgtgcatatgcgtgtgtgcgtgtgcgtgtcctCGTACGGATGTGCGATAGTCATCAGTGAAGGGTTCTCACCTCACTTTGCTTTGTTTATCCTCAGAATGAGATTGTGCGTCATTACCGTGCAGGGTCCGGGTTCTGCTCGGCGTCTCGTGCAGCTTCCTGGTCTCCAGTTGTTAAGACCACCTCTCCTTGCAGCCCTGAAGGGCTGCAGTGTCGGCTGCTTTTCATCTTGCTCTTTTAATTAGTGACTGATTTAGATCTGGCTAGGTGATCCCGGTGTCCGGCCAATCAATGGGGGAATTAATGGAAGCGCTGGCGCAAGCAGGGAAAACCATCAGCCCTGCATGTGGCTCGCGGCTGCTGACACGAGATGGACTGGCAGACGCCGCCCGCGTGATgttcttgttgggggggggggggggaggacctcCTACTAAAACCGTCCGCTAGTCAGAGATACCGGAATAGTCCCGGATTCAGCACCACTGCTGAAAACCTTCGATCCAGTTTTTGCCTCTGACTTCAGACTGCACTCCAGTCCTTCCCCCGGTCCTCCCTCCGGTCCTTCCCCCGGTCCTCCCCCCGGTCCTTCCCCCGGTCCTTCCCCCGGTCCTTCCCCCGGTCCTTCCCCCGAGTCCTTCCCCCGGTCCTTCGCCCGGTCCTTACCCCGGTCCTTCCCCCGGTCCTTCGCCCGGTGCTTTGCCCGGTCCTTCCCCCGGTCCTTCCCGCGGTCCTTCCCCCGGTCCTTCCCCCGGTCCTTCCCCCGGTCCTTCCCCCGAGTCCTTCCCCCGGTCCTTCGCCCGGTCCTTCCCCCGGTCCTTCCCCCGGTCCTTCGCCCGGTGCTTTGCCCGGTCCTTCCCCCGGTCCTTCCCCCGGTCCTTCGCCCGGTCCTTCCCCCGGTCCTTCCCCCGGTCCTTTGCCCGGTGCTTTGCCCGGTCCTTCCCCCGGTCCTTCCCCCGGTCCTTCCCCCGGTCCTTCCCCGGTCCTTCCCCGGTCCTTCCCCGGTCCTTCCCCCGGTCCTTCCCCCGGTCCTTCCCCGGTCCTTCCCCCGGTCTTTCCCCCGGTCCTTCCCCCGGTCCTTCCCCGGTCCTTCCCCCGGTCCTTCCCCGGTCCTTCCCCCGGTCCTTCCCTGGTCCTTCCCCCGGTCCTCCCCCCGGTCCTTCCCCGGTCCTCCCCCCGGTCCTTCCCCCGGTCCTTCCCCCGGTCCTTCCCCCGGTCCTTCCCCCCAGTCCTTCCCCCGGTCCTTCAGAAACACATGTGTTTATTCTCAGCTGATGCGGCTCATTGATGGGACGGTGGGACAGCAGCTATTCTTTCCGGGCACAACGCTTTGCTAGCATCCTTACCCCGGTCCTTCCCCCGGTCCTTCCCTGGTCCTTCCCCCAGTCCTTCCCCCAGTCCTTCCCCCAGTCCTTCCCCCAGTCCTTCGCCCGGTCCTTCCCCCGGTCCTTCCCCCGGTCCTTCGCCCGGTCCTTCCCCCAGTCCTTCCCCCAGTCCTTCGCCCGGTCCTTCCCCCGGTCCTTCCCCCGGTCCTTCGCCCGGTCCTTCCCCCGGTCCTTCCCCGGTCCTCCCCCCGGTCCTTCCCCCGGTCCTTCGCCCGGTCCTTCCCCCGGTCCTTCCCTCGGTCCTTCCCCCGGTCCTTCCCCCCAGTCCTTCCCCCGGTCCTTCAGAAACACATGTGTTTATTCTCAGCTGATGCGGCTCATTGATGGGACGGTGGGACAGCAGCTATTCTTTGCGGGCACAACACTTTCCTAGCATCCTTCCCCCGGTCCTTCCCCTGGTCCTTCCCCCGGTCCTTCCCCCGGTCCTTCAGAAACACATGTGTTTATTCTCAGCTGATGCGGCTCATTGATGGGACGGTGGGACAGCAGCTATTCTTTCCGGGCACAACGCTTTGCTAGCATCCTTACCCCGGCGCCCTGCGAAGGCTGAGGAGGGAGAAACGACTCCCTTTAAAACACACGTAATAAGATAATCCCCCCGGTCGTTTGTTAGAAGGACATCCTGACAGAGGAtttggaaggaaaaaaaacaagcacaGAAAACAATTTATATGTAAATCCGGTGAATTATGTGGCATTATAGCCAACTTAGGAGGGGAAGGGCTGGCCAGAGAGCAGCGCTGCGGTCTTTTGCCCCCCGCCGTGCTGGATGTCAGGTGTGGCGCTCGGGAGATGAACTCCACCTGCTCCTCGCCCCGCTTTGAATTAAGCAACGCTATTGCACCAGCGCCGCCCTGGACACGCGGACCGCGGGTTGCCATGCCGGCGTGTGGGTAGCATTGGCCCGCTCGGGTCGTTGACATGGCGCACGGCGCTGCGGCCTCGCACACCAGCCGGTCAGTGGGAGCCCACGTGACCCCACTCGGTCAGTGGGAGCCCACGTGACCCCACGTGACCCCACTCGGTCAGTGGGAGCCCACGTGACCCCACGTGACCCCACTCATATCTCTGGCCGCTCACTCACG is a window of Lampris incognitus isolate fLamInc1 chromosome 9, fLamInc1.hap2, whole genome shotgun sequence DNA encoding:
- the LOC130118617 gene encoding uncharacterized protein LOC130118617, coding for MATRGPRVQGGAGAIALLNSKRGEEQDRGKDWGEGPGEGPREGPGEGPGEGPGEGPGGGPGKDRGKDRAKDRGKDRGKDRAKDWGKDWGKDRAKDRGKDRGKDRAKDWGKDWGKDWGKDWGKDQGRTGGRTGDRGKDWGEGPGEGPGEGPGEGPGGGPGKDRGEDRGKDQGRTGGRTGEGPGEGPGKDRGKDRGKDRGKDRGRTGGRTGGRTGEGPGKDRGRTGGRTGGRTGGRTGQSTGQRTGGRTGGRTGRRTGGRTGGRTGQSTGRRTGGRTGGRTGRRTGGRTRGKDRGKDRGKDRGKDRGKDRGKDRAKHRAKDRGKDRGKDRAKDRGKDSGEGPGEGPGEGPGEGPGGGPGEGPEGGPGEGLECSLKSEAKTGSKVFSSGAESGTIPVCPKRGGTPAGTTCTERAGAPVALRERIKHERR